The following proteins are encoded in a genomic region of Hymenobacter siberiensis:
- a CDS encoding O-methyltransferase: MTTDRYAELHTAPEPPLLAQLTRETHLQLLMPRMSSGHVQGRMLSLLSHLARPRRILEIGTFCGYATLCLGEGLAANGLLHTIEIDPEKEARIRRYVAAAGLTEQVRLHIGAALDVLAGLVDEVWDLVFIDADKRNNDAYFEAVIDQVRPGGLLIVDNVLWGGKVLPTHALKAGDKDTALVRAFNDKMARDPRVEPVFLPLRDGLLLLRRK, from the coding sequence ATGACCACCGACCGCTACGCCGAACTCCACACCGCGCCCGAGCCGCCGCTCCTCGCCCAGCTCACCCGCGAAACCCACCTGCAGCTCCTGATGCCGCGCATGAGCAGCGGGCACGTACAGGGCCGTATGCTCAGCCTGCTCAGCCACCTGGCGCGCCCGCGCCGCATTCTCGAAATTGGCACGTTTTGCGGGTATGCCACGCTGTGTTTAGGTGAGGGGCTGGCAGCTAACGGCCTGCTGCACACCATTGAAATTGACCCGGAGAAGGAAGCCCGCATCCGGCGCTACGTGGCAGCGGCCGGCCTCACGGAGCAGGTGCGGCTGCACATTGGCGCGGCGCTCGACGTTTTGGCCGGCCTGGTCGATGAAGTGTGGGATTTGGTCTTTATTGATGCCGACAAGCGGAATAATGACGCTTATTTTGAAGCAGTGATTGACCAGGTGCGGCCCGGCGGGCTGCTCATCGTTGATAATGTGCTGTGGGGTGGCAAGGTGCTGCCCACGCACGCGTTGAAAGCCGGCGACAAGGACACGGCCCTGGTGCGGGCTTTCAACGACAAGATGGCCCGGGACCCACGGGTGGAGCCGGTGTTTCTGCCCCTGCGCGACGGCTTGCTGCTGCTGCGTAGGAAGTAG
- a CDS encoding YDG/SRA domain-containing protein — translation MPPVFGHVGTYRPGDTFHNRIELAFSGVHRPRRAGVCGTRALVAESIVLAGQYEDDEFGEPEIRYSGNGGRDPKTGRQVTGQLAVGTNLALLKSQETGRPVRVPGKVPGEYGPDVYRYEGLCRVVEARFGPGKSGYNVLSFASGRFCS, via the coding sequence CTGCCGCCGGTTTTTGGCCACGTAGGCACCTACCGGCCGGGCGACACCTTTCACAACCGCATCGAGCTGGCTTTTAGTGGTGTGCACCGGCCGCGCCGGGCGGGCGTGTGCGGCACCCGGGCGTTGGTGGCCGAAAGCATCGTGCTGGCCGGGCAGTATGAGGACGACGAATTTGGTGAGCCCGAAATCCGCTACTCCGGCAACGGCGGGCGCGACCCCAAAACCGGCCGGCAGGTGACCGGCCAGCTGGCGGTTGGCACCAATCTGGCCCTGCTCAAAAGCCAGGAAACCGGCCGGCCCGTGCGCGTGCCCGGCAAGGTGCCAGGCGAGTACGGGCCGGATGTTTATCGCTACGAGGGGCTGTGCCGGGTGGTAGAGGCGCGCTTTGGGCCGGGGAAATCGGGGTACAACGTTTTGTCTTTCGCCTCCGGCCGTTTTTGTAGTTAA
- a CDS encoding M16 family metallopeptidase — MLDYHIHEYPNGIRLLHKQVLHTKIAHCGFLLDIGSRDEAPHQQGLAHFWEHMAFKGTEKRKSFHILNRLETVGGELNAYTTKEKICFYAALLSTHFERAFELLTDLTFNSIFPGREVEKERGVILEEMSMYQDAPEDAIIDDFDTVVFGDHPLGVNILGTRESVSRFQTADFYAFLQEQLRTDRLVFSSVSNLPFEAVKKLADKFLAPLPARLGPRTRRPVGSYERKSQTETRPISQAHCLLGGPAYSLNDARRIPFFMLNNILGGPGMNSRLNLAVREKYGLVYTIDSTYSPYTDTGLFGIYFGTEGKQVKRTLGLVQKELKLLREKSLTTNQLHIAKHQLMGQLAMSEESNGGLMQLLGKSTLDLGRVEPLSEIFGKIEQISAAELQEMANEVLTEEHLSVLQYVPEGK, encoded by the coding sequence ATGCTCGATTATCACATTCACGAATATCCTAACGGTATCCGCCTCTTACACAAGCAGGTACTGCATACTAAAATAGCGCATTGCGGGTTTTTACTCGATATCGGCTCGCGCGATGAGGCCCCGCACCAGCAGGGCCTGGCCCACTTTTGGGAGCACATGGCCTTTAAGGGTACCGAAAAGCGCAAGTCGTTCCACATCCTCAACCGCCTCGAAACCGTGGGCGGCGAGCTGAACGCCTACACCACCAAAGAGAAAATCTGCTTCTACGCTGCGCTGCTCAGCACGCACTTCGAGCGGGCGTTTGAGCTGCTGACCGACCTCACGTTCAATTCCATCTTTCCGGGCCGCGAGGTGGAGAAGGAGCGGGGCGTGATTCTGGAGGAGATGAGCATGTACCAGGACGCCCCGGAAGATGCCATCATCGACGATTTTGATACCGTCGTATTCGGCGACCACCCGCTGGGCGTGAACATTCTGGGCACCCGCGAGAGCGTGAGCCGCTTCCAGACGGCCGATTTCTACGCCTTTTTGCAGGAGCAGCTGCGGACCGACCGGCTGGTATTCAGCTCGGTGAGCAACCTGCCGTTTGAGGCGGTGAAAAAACTGGCCGATAAATTCCTGGCCCCGCTGCCGGCCCGGCTGGGCCCGCGCACCCGCCGCCCCGTGGGCAGCTACGAGCGCAAGTCGCAGACCGAAACCCGGCCCATCTCGCAGGCGCATTGCCTGCTGGGCGGCCCGGCGTATTCGCTGAACGACGCCCGCCGCATCCCGTTTTTCATGCTGAACAACATCCTCGGCGGCCCGGGTATGAACTCGCGCCTCAACCTGGCCGTGCGCGAGAAATACGGCCTCGTGTACACCATCGACAGCACGTATTCGCCCTACACCGACACCGGCCTGTTCGGTATCTACTTTGGCACCGAGGGCAAGCAGGTGAAGCGCACGCTGGGCCTGGTGCAGAAGGAGCTAAAATTGCTGCGCGAAAAATCGCTGACCACCAACCAGCTGCACATCGCCAAGCACCAGCTCATGGGCCAGCTCGCCATGAGCGAGGAAAGCAACGGCGGCCTGATGCAGCTCCTCGGCAAAAGCACGTTGGACCTGGGCCGCGTGGAGCCGCTGAGCGAGATTTTTGGTAAAATCGAGCAGATTTCGGCCGCTGAGCTGCAGGAAATGGCCAATGAAGTGCTGACCGAGGAGCACCTTAGCGTGCTGCAATACGTGCCGGAAGGGAAGTAA
- a CDS encoding glycosyltransferase family 9 protein codes for MPTTPAPPATLLIQTAFIGDVILMTALLEYLHQSEPATPVDVLVRRGNEGLLAGHPHVRNVLIWNKKYRKYAALWDLLGQIRAAHYGRVVTLQRFASTGFLTAFSKARERIGFAKNPLSRFFTRRVPHQIGDGTHEVTRNLRLVIVKSEELKIKSEKAAGKSAEVLTSNSSLLTLYPPRLYPSAADEAAIAPYAMAGPYICLAPTSVWFTKQYPEEKWLELLAALPQGVRVYLLGGPPDVAACERLAASSRANVTSIAGKIGLLASAALMRGAMMNYVNDSAPMHLCSAVGAPVTAVFCSTVPAFGFGPLSPVSFIVETQEALACRPCGLHGHAACPLGHFRCAYGIEVGQLLATLPVISSESRLLS; via the coding sequence GTGCCCACGACTCCTGCCCCGCCCGCCACGCTACTCATTCAAACCGCCTTCATCGGCGACGTTATTCTGATGACGGCGCTGCTGGAATATCTGCATCAGTCCGAGCCCGCCACGCCTGTCGATGTGCTGGTGCGCCGCGGCAACGAGGGCCTGCTGGCCGGCCATCCGCACGTCCGCAACGTACTGATTTGGAATAAGAAATACCGCAAATACGCCGCGTTGTGGGACTTGTTGGGCCAGATTCGGGCGGCGCACTACGGCCGCGTCGTGACCCTGCAGCGCTTTGCCAGCACGGGCTTTCTCACGGCGTTTTCCAAAGCCCGGGAGCGTATCGGGTTCGCCAAAAACCCGTTGAGCCGGTTTTTCACGCGCCGCGTGCCCCACCAGATTGGCGACGGCACCCATGAGGTGACGCGCAACCTGCGGTTGGTTATAGTTAAAAGTGAAGAGTTAAAAATTAAAAGCGAAAAAGCAGCCGGTAAATCCGCAGAGGTTTTAACTTCTAACTCTTCACTTTTAACTCTCTACCCGCCCCGGCTCTATCCCTCGGCCGCCGATGAAGCGGCCATTGCCCCGTATGCCATGGCCGGCCCCTACATCTGCCTGGCCCCGACCTCGGTGTGGTTCACCAAGCAATACCCCGAGGAGAAGTGGCTGGAGCTGCTGGCCGCCCTGCCCCAGGGCGTGCGGGTGTACCTGCTGGGCGGCCCGCCCGACGTGGCCGCCTGCGAGCGCCTGGCCGCCAGCAGCCGCGCCAACGTGACCAGCATTGCCGGCAAAATCGGCCTGCTCGCCTCCGCCGCCCTCATGCGCGGGGCGATGATGAATTATGTGAACGACTCGGCTCCGATGCACCTGTGCTCGGCTGTGGGCGCACCCGTGACGGCCGTTTTTTGCAGCACAGTGCCAGCGTTCGGGTTCGGGCCGCTGAGCCCCGTTTCGTTCATCGTCGAAACCCAGGAGGCGCTGGCCTGCCGGCCGTGCGGCCTGCACGGCCACGCGGCCTGCCCGTTGGGGCACTTTCGCTGCGCCTACGGCATTGAGGTGGGGCAACTACTGGCTACGCTGCCGGTTATATCATCCGAAAGCCGGCTGTTATCCTGA
- a CDS encoding Lrp/AsnC ligand binding domain-containing protein: MARNYELDDTDRNILNLLIQDAKMPYTEIARKVNVSGGTVHVRMARLEELGIVQGATLRIDYQKLGYGVSAFLGIYLLKSSVYTSVVQQLREIPEVVSIHFTTGAYGVFARLVCRDTQHLRDVLHDRIQPIDGIERTETLISLEEVVNRPTQLT, from the coding sequence ATGGCCAGAAATTACGAACTTGATGACACCGACCGGAACATCCTGAACTTACTGATTCAGGATGCCAAAATGCCGTACACCGAAATTGCCCGCAAAGTCAATGTTTCGGGCGGCACGGTCCACGTGCGAATGGCCCGGCTGGAAGAGCTGGGAATTGTACAGGGCGCTACCCTGCGCATTGATTACCAAAAGCTAGGCTACGGCGTGAGCGCCTTTCTGGGTATTTATCTGCTGAAAAGCTCGGTGTATACCAGCGTGGTGCAGCAGCTCCGTGAAATACCGGAGGTTGTGAGCATTCACTTCACCACCGGCGCCTACGGGGTTTTTGCCCGTTTGGTGTGCCGCGATACCCAGCATCTGCGCGATGTGCTCCACGACCGCATTCAGCCGATTGACGGTATTGAGCGCACCGAAACCCTTATTTCGCTGGAAGAAGTAGTGAACCGACCCACGCAACTGACGTAG
- a CDS encoding protein-disulfide reductase DsbD family protein, whose translation MKNFRILTAALFWLALMGPAAAQILTPTHLSTALSKPTAKVGEEVELIINARIDDKWHLYASDFSDEVGPVVFTLKFKPSPAYALVGKLQAIKSHHEQDEIFKGEVAFWEKTGQMRQRIKILQPGALSIVADADYQSCTTVDGKCVPGSETLKFGPLTAIGAAAPAKATGAMPPAAMPTTAAVAAAPTAAAPAAVQAADPAGDTAAQAATAAVVPAPATSATPEATAAPAPAVASVALAADPVNKAGGLWAFALLAFTFGLAALVTPCVFPMVPMTVSLFTSGNDSRQRGIFKALVYGASIIGIYVLMGVLVSVLLGEDGPNLIATHWIPNLIFFIVFVVFGLSFLGLFEITLPHQIVNSVDAQADKGGWAGIFFMALTLVVVSFSCTAPIVGSILSMAARGERITPIVGMLGFSLAFALPFTLFAIFPSWLKSLPRSGGWLNTVKVVLGFIELMLALKFLSTADLAYHWHLLNRDVYIVLWIVLSALLGFYLLGKFRLSHDSPLDHLSVGRLLMAVLAFAFTVYLVPGLFGAPLPLLAGYLPPQSKHDFSLATAEGGAAPAMATSTAGAAARETPRFGEFLELPHNLDGYFDLEQAKRVARLQHKPIFIDFTGHACVNCRKMEATVWSDPQVLTQLRNDYVVVALYVDDKTELPQKEWYTSTHDNQIKTTLGKQNADLQITRYGINAQPYYVILDADDATSQPLVTPIAYEPDVAQFSAFLQAGSKQYRTQRVPVAAR comes from the coding sequence ATGAAGAATTTTCGGATATTAACTGCAGCGCTGTTTTGGCTGGCCCTGATGGGCCCCGCCGCCGCTCAGATTCTCACGCCTACCCACCTAAGCACCGCCCTGAGCAAGCCCACCGCCAAAGTAGGCGAGGAGGTCGAATTAATTATCAACGCCCGCATCGACGACAAGTGGCACCTCTACGCCTCCGATTTCAGCGATGAAGTCGGCCCCGTGGTGTTCACGCTCAAATTCAAGCCCAGCCCGGCCTATGCGCTGGTGGGCAAGCTCCAGGCCATCAAGTCGCACCACGAGCAGGACGAGATTTTCAAGGGCGAAGTCGCCTTCTGGGAAAAAACCGGCCAGATGCGCCAGCGTATCAAAATACTGCAGCCCGGCGCGCTCAGCATCGTGGCCGATGCCGACTACCAAAGTTGCACCACCGTGGACGGCAAATGCGTGCCCGGCAGCGAAACCCTGAAATTCGGCCCGCTTACTGCCATCGGCGCGGCTGCTCCGGCTAAAGCCACCGGGGCCATGCCGCCCGCTGCCATGCCCACCACAGCGGCGGTAGCGGCTGCCCCAACTGCTGCCGCCCCCGCCGCTGTGCAGGCGGCCGACCCTGCCGGTGATACGGCTGCCCAGGCAGCCACTGCGGCAGTTGTGCCCGCCCCAGCCACCAGCGCCACCCCCGAAGCCACGGCCGCGCCCGCGCCCGCCGTGGCCAGCGTAGCCCTCGCCGCCGACCCCGTGAACAAAGCCGGCGGCCTGTGGGCCTTCGCGCTGCTGGCCTTCACCTTTGGCCTGGCCGCGTTGGTTACGCCCTGCGTGTTCCCGATGGTACCAATGACGGTTTCGCTTTTCACCAGCGGCAACGACAGCCGCCAGCGCGGTATTTTCAAGGCGCTGGTGTACGGGGCCAGCATCATTGGTATTTATGTGCTGATGGGCGTGCTCGTATCGGTGCTGCTGGGCGAAGACGGCCCTAATCTCATTGCCACGCACTGGATTCCAAACCTGATTTTCTTCATCGTTTTTGTAGTGTTTGGCCTGTCGTTTCTGGGCTTGTTTGAAATTACGCTGCCCCACCAGATTGTGAATTCGGTGGATGCGCAGGCTGATAAAGGCGGCTGGGCCGGCATCTTCTTCATGGCTCTTACGCTGGTGGTGGTGTCATTTTCGTGCACCGCGCCCATTGTGGGCAGCATTCTGAGTATGGCCGCGCGCGGCGAGCGCATCACGCCTATTGTGGGCATGCTGGGCTTCTCGCTGGCGTTTGCGCTGCCGTTCACGCTGTTTGCCATCTTCCCTTCGTGGCTGAAAAGCCTGCCCCGCTCGGGTGGCTGGCTAAACACGGTGAAGGTGGTGCTGGGCTTCATTGAGCTGATGCTGGCCCTGAAATTCCTGAGCACCGCCGACCTGGCCTACCACTGGCACCTGCTCAACCGCGACGTGTACATCGTGCTCTGGATTGTGCTTTCGGCGCTGCTGGGTTTCTACCTACTAGGCAAGTTCCGCCTCTCGCATGACTCGCCCCTCGACCACCTCAGCGTGGGCCGCCTGCTGATGGCCGTGCTGGCCTTCGCCTTCACCGTGTACTTGGTGCCGGGCCTGTTTGGGGCGCCGCTGCCGCTGCTGGCCGGCTACCTGCCGCCCCAGAGCAAGCACGACTTCTCCCTGGCCACGGCCGAGGGTGGGGCCGCGCCCGCCATGGCAACCAGCACTGCCGGGGCCGCCGCCCGCGAAACGCCCCGCTTCGGCGAGTTCCTGGAACTGCCTCACAACCTCGACGGCTATTTCGACTTGGAGCAGGCCAAGCGCGTGGCCCGGTTGCAGCACAAACCCATTTTTATCGATTTCACCGGTCATGCCTGTGTGAACTGCCGCAAGATGGAAGCTACGGTGTGGAGCGACCCGCAGGTACTCACCCAACTCCGCAACGATTACGTGGTGGTGGCGCTGTACGTGGACGATAAAACCGAGCTGCCCCAGAAGGAGTGGTACACCTCCACCCACGATAACCAAATTAAAACCACCCTCGGCAAGCAAAACGCCGACCTCCAGATAACGCGCTACGGCATCAATGCCCAGCCGTACTATGTGATTCTCGATGCCGACGATGCAACCAGCCAGCCCCTGGTAACGCCTATTGCCTATGAGCCCGACGTAGCGCAATTCAGCGCTTTCCTGCAAGCCGGCTCGAAGCAGTACCGTACGCAGCGGGTCCCGGTAGCGGCCCGCTAA
- a CDS encoding hemolysin family protein has protein sequence MGLKILFTVLLVLVNGFFVAAEFALVKVRLSQIDLRAQEGNRLAQLTKTMLHNLDAYLSATQLGITLASLGLGWIGESVVAEVLLAIIHKLGLVIAPETVHTIALFASFATITVLHIVIGEQAPKVLAIQKPEATTLVIAAPLRFFYIITFPAIWLLNVLSNGLLGMFGVKSTHGAEIHTAEELRLLIDQGKESGEIQDSEHELIENVFQFNDRMVKQIMVPRTKLSALEVNAPEETILDLVFSEGFSRMPVFEGNIDNIVGVLNVKDLLPIIRRGEAVDLARIMRPPYFVPETKKINRLLRQFQRKHIVMAIVSDEFGGVSGIVTIEDIMEELVGEIQDEYDNEVPVVEKVAEDEYRVNPATPISDANEYLPFPLPEGEDYETVGGLLNVIYGSIPEVGDVAVLDPYEFRVLQRSRRAVELVQLRVTTHAEREAPRGELSDEV, from the coding sequence ATGGGTTTAAAAATACTTTTCACCGTTTTACTGGTCTTGGTAAACGGATTTTTTGTGGCCGCCGAGTTTGCGCTGGTCAAGGTTCGACTTTCGCAGATTGACCTGCGAGCACAGGAGGGCAACCGCTTGGCGCAGCTCACCAAGACCATGCTCCACAACCTAGATGCCTACCTCTCGGCCACCCAGCTGGGCATCACGCTGGCATCGCTGGGGCTGGGCTGGATTGGCGAAAGTGTGGTGGCGGAGGTGCTGCTGGCCATTATTCACAAGCTCGGGCTGGTAATCGCACCCGAAACCGTGCACACCATTGCCCTGTTCGCGTCGTTTGCTACCATCACGGTGCTGCACATCGTTATTGGCGAGCAGGCTCCCAAGGTGCTGGCCATTCAGAAGCCCGAGGCCACCACGCTGGTTATTGCCGCACCGCTGCGCTTCTTCTACATCATTACCTTCCCGGCCATCTGGCTGCTGAACGTGCTTTCTAACGGCCTGCTGGGCATGTTTGGGGTGAAATCGACGCACGGGGCCGAGATTCATACGGCCGAAGAGCTACGCCTGCTCATCGACCAGGGCAAAGAGAGCGGCGAAATCCAAGACTCTGAGCATGAGCTGATTGAAAATGTTTTTCAGTTCAACGACCGCATGGTGAAGCAGATTATGGTGCCCCGCACCAAGCTTTCGGCCTTGGAGGTGAATGCGCCCGAAGAAACCATTCTAGACCTGGTATTCAGCGAAGGCTTTTCGCGCATGCCGGTGTTCGAGGGCAATATCGACAACATCGTGGGGGTGCTCAACGTGAAGGACCTGCTGCCCATCATCCGGCGCGGCGAGGCCGTGGATTTGGCCCGCATCATGCGCCCGCCCTACTTTGTGCCCGAAACCAAGAAAATCAACCGCCTGCTGCGCCAGTTTCAGCGCAAGCACATTGTGATGGCCATTGTGAGCGACGAGTTCGGCGGCGTGTCCGGCATTGTCACCATCGAAGACATTATGGAGGAGCTGGTGGGCGAAATCCAGGACGAATACGACAACGAGGTGCCCGTGGTGGAAAAAGTGGCCGAAGACGAGTACCGCGTAAACCCCGCCACCCCCATCTCCGACGCCAACGAGTACCTCCCCTTCCCCCTACCCGAGGGCGAAGACTACGAAACCGTGGGCGGCCTGCTCAACGTCATCTACGGCAGCATCCCGGAAGTGGGCGACGTGGCCGTGCTCGACCCCTACGAGTTCCGCGTGCTGCAACGCTCGCGCCGCGCCGTGGAGCTGGTGCAACTCCGCGTGACCACCCACGCCGAGCGCGAGGCTCCGCGCGGCGAGCTAAGCGACGAGGTGTAA
- a CDS encoding gamma carbonic anhydrase family protein, whose translation MPALILPVHGISPTIPADCFVADNATIIGDVVLGSKCTVWFTAVIRGDVHRIRIGDETNIQDGAVLHCTYQQAPLNIGSRVSIGHRAMVHGCTVEDDVLIGMGAIVMDHAVVGTGCIVAAGAVVLENFVCEPGFLYAGVPAKKIKPVTEKQREGLKRTAANYQTYASWLEN comes from the coding sequence ATGCCCGCTCTAATTCTCCCTGTTCATGGCATCTCGCCCACCATTCCCGCCGACTGCTTCGTTGCCGATAACGCCACCATCATCGGCGATGTCGTCCTTGGCTCAAAATGCACCGTCTGGTTCACGGCCGTGATTCGCGGCGACGTGCACCGCATCCGCATCGGTGACGAAACTAATATCCAGGATGGGGCCGTGCTGCACTGCACCTACCAGCAGGCCCCGCTCAACATCGGCAGCCGCGTTAGTATCGGGCATCGGGCGATGGTGCACGGCTGTACCGTGGAGGACGACGTGCTCATCGGCATGGGAGCCATCGTGATGGACCACGCCGTGGTGGGCACCGGCTGCATCGTCGCGGCCGGGGCCGTGGTACTCGAAAATTTCGTGTGCGAGCCCGGTTTTCTGTACGCGGGAGTGCCCGCCAAAAAGATTAAGCCCGTGACGGAGAAGCAGCGCGAGGGGCTGAAGCGCACGGCTGCTAATTACCAGACTTATGCCAGCTGGTTGGAGAATTAA
- a CDS encoding radical SAM protein, which translates to MRLVKHPVLCNYYVTYRCNAKCAFCDIWEKPSPYITLEDVDRNLRDLKRLGVSVIDFTGGEPLLHRQLPEFLGLARELGFITTVTTNGLLYPKNAEKLRGKVDMLHFSLDSADRDTHDLGRGVACYDFVLESIRVAKELGERPDILFTVFRKNLADLEAVYRDITQPNGLVLILNPAFEYGDVETGEQLTPEELDYLSAFGKRKGVYLNEAFIELRRDGGNHIAAPVCRAASTTLVISPSNELVLPCYHLGEQKFPIDGKLFDLYNAPETQRLAALEGRLPACEGCTINCYMQPSFAVETSKYFWQALPSTLKYNWEKGTWKRLLVR; encoded by the coding sequence ATGCGTCTCGTTAAGCACCCCGTCCTTTGCAATTACTACGTCACTTACCGCTGCAATGCGAAGTGCGCGTTTTGCGATATCTGGGAGAAGCCCTCGCCCTACATCACTCTGGAGGATGTGGACCGCAACCTGCGCGACCTCAAGCGGCTGGGCGTTTCGGTGATTGACTTCACCGGCGGTGAGCCGCTGTTGCACCGGCAGCTGCCCGAGTTTCTGGGACTGGCGCGGGAGCTGGGCTTCATCACTACCGTCACGACCAACGGCCTGCTTTACCCCAAAAACGCCGAAAAGCTGCGCGGCAAGGTCGATATGCTGCATTTCTCGCTCGACTCGGCCGACCGCGACACTCACGACCTGGGCCGGGGCGTGGCCTGCTACGATTTCGTGCTCGAAAGCATTCGCGTAGCCAAAGAGCTGGGCGAGCGGCCGGATATCCTCTTCACCGTATTCCGCAAAAACCTGGCGGATTTGGAGGCCGTGTACCGCGACATTACCCAGCCCAACGGCCTCGTGCTCATCCTCAATCCCGCCTTCGAATACGGCGACGTGGAAACCGGTGAGCAGCTCACTCCCGAGGAGCTGGACTATCTCTCGGCCTTCGGCAAGCGCAAGGGTGTGTACCTGAACGAAGCCTTCATCGAGTTGCGGCGCGATGGCGGCAACCACATTGCCGCGCCCGTGTGCCGGGCCGCCAGCACCACGCTGGTCATTTCGCCCAGCAACGAGCTGGTGCTGCCCTGCTACCACCTCGGCGAACAGAAATTCCCCATTGACGGCAAGCTGTTCGACCTCTACAACGCGCCCGAAACCCAGCGCCTGGCTGCCCTTGAAGGCCGCCTGCCCGCCTGCGAGGGCTGCACTATCAACTGCTATATGCAGCCCAGCTTCGCGGTCGAAACCAGTAAATATTTCTGGCAGGCGCTGCCGAGTACGCTGAAGTATAACTGGGAGAAGGGGACGTGGAAACGGCTGCTTGTGAGGTAA
- a CDS encoding endonuclease III domain-containing protein — MPSDKSAVLTSSPAEKALADHQILDYFYGHLPPEPRRTPMRELISTVLSHRTTHADEELAYDRMLEAFGDWTGVEAAPTADLAHAIRTTRWPDTQAPRIQEILRRIRAETGGAFDLDFLADWPTERGLAWLTDMPGIGLKTVSLLLLFNYHKSVLPVDTHVHRVAQRVGFLGPKVSVEKAHSVLLALLPNDAETLFNFHKHNYWHGQQICFFLKPNCARCPLKGFCNYYEEHFGEATAEALAATPTQWDAAAWGKLPH; from the coding sequence GTGCCATCCGATAAATCCGCGGTTCTGACTTCTTCGCCGGCCGAGAAAGCCTTGGCCGACCACCAGATACTCGACTATTTCTACGGCCATCTGCCGCCCGAGCCGCGCCGCACACCTATGCGTGAGCTCATTTCCACCGTGCTATCGCACCGCACCACTCACGCCGATGAAGAGCTAGCCTACGACCGCATGCTGGAAGCTTTTGGCGACTGGACCGGGGTGGAGGCTGCCCCCACGGCCGACCTGGCCCACGCCATCCGCACCACGCGCTGGCCCGATACCCAGGCCCCGCGCATTCAGGAAATTCTGCGTCGCATCCGGGCCGAAACGGGCGGGGCGTTCGACCTGGACTTTCTGGCCGACTGGCCCACGGAACGCGGCCTGGCCTGGCTCACGGATATGCCCGGTATCGGCCTGAAAACGGTTTCGCTGCTACTGCTCTTCAATTATCATAAGTCGGTGCTGCCCGTCGATACGCACGTGCACCGGGTAGCGCAGCGGGTGGGGTTTTTGGGCCCCAAGGTATCGGTCGAGAAGGCGCACAGCGTGCTGCTGGCCCTGCTCCCCAATGATGCCGAAACACTGTTTAACTTCCACAAGCACAACTACTGGCACGGGCAGCAAATCTGCTTTTTCCTGAAGCCGAATTGCGCCCGCTGCCCACTGAAAGGGTTTTGCAATTACTATGAAGAGCATTTTGGCGAAGCCACGGCCGAGGCGCTGGCGGCCACGCCAACGCAGTGGGATGCCGCCGCCTGGGGCAAGCTGCCGCATTGA
- a CDS encoding OmpA family protein: MKFLRSSIAFLFALLLLVNNFAQAQTSTVSTAKPKGMSKTLKGGLIGGLGGAVVGGVAGRLIGGKSGTAKGAIIGAVVGGTAGALIGRKMDKAAAELRRDLEGATVERVGEGIKITFASGILFGTNSSNLTPEAAGNIDQLATTLKKYADTSVVVEGHTDSSGSDAINQPLSERRAQAVSNEIQGQGVDSGRITATGYGATQPVGDNATAAGKSANRRVEVAIFANDKMQKAAKKGQL, encoded by the coding sequence ATGAAATTTCTTCGTTCATCCATTGCGTTTCTGTTCGCCCTGCTGCTGCTGGTAAACAATTTTGCGCAAGCCCAGACCTCTACCGTTTCGACTGCCAAGCCGAAGGGCATGAGCAAAACCCTCAAAGGCGGCCTCATTGGTGGCCTGGGTGGTGCCGTAGTTGGTGGCGTGGCCGGCCGCCTGATTGGCGGTAAGTCGGGCACGGCCAAAGGGGCCATCATTGGGGCTGTAGTAGGTGGTACGGCGGGTGCCCTCATCGGCCGCAAAATGGATAAGGCGGCCGCCGAGCTGCGCCGCGACCTGGAAGGCGCAACTGTAGAGCGCGTGGGCGAAGGCATCAAAATTACCTTTGCATCGGGCATCCTGTTCGGCACCAACTCGTCGAACCTGACCCCGGAAGCTGCCGGCAACATCGACCAGCTGGCCACCACCCTCAAGAAGTATGCTGATACCAGCGTGGTGGTGGAAGGCCACACCGATAGCTCGGGCTCAGATGCCATCAACCAGCCCCTGTCGGAGCGTCGGGCCCAGGCCGTGTCGAACGAGATTCAGGGCCAGGGCGTAGACTCGGGCCGCATCACGGCCACCGGCTACGGCGCTACCCAGCCCGTGGGCGACAACGCTACCGCCGCCGGCAAATCGGCCAACCGCCGCGTAGAAGTAGCCATCTTCGCCAACGACAAGATGCAGAAGGCCGCCAAAAAAGGCCAGCTGTAA